A segment of the Aromatoleum aromaticum EbN1 genome:
CCACCAGGATCGCGCCGCGCCGGATTCCCAGCAGCAGGCCGGTGAGATCCCCGTGCGGCGCCCGGTGGAAGCTGCGGCTGCGCAGCACCAGCGGCATTACCAAGTCGTTGCACACCATCGTCGACACCGCGATCGTCTCGACGATGACCATTCCCGTCGCGGCCGACAGTCCGCCGACGAACGCGAGCAGCGCCAGGGCCCCGTGGCCGTGGGCGAGCGGCAGCGACAGCACGAAGGTGTCGGGATCGACCGTGCCGCGGCCGAAAAACAGCAGCCCGCCGAGCGCGATCGGCAGCACGAAGATGTTGATCAGGAACAGATACGTCGGGAACAGCCAGGTCGCGCGGCGCAGGTGCTGTTCGTTCACGTTCTCGACGACCATGACCTGGAACTGCCGCGGCAGGAAGATCACCGACAGCATCGCCAGCAGGGTCAGCGTGAACCATCCGCCATAGCCGGCCCCGCTGGCGCTCTCGACGGTGAGGAGCCCTGCGAGTTCGGGGTGGGCGAGCGCGCGCGTGAAGAGATCGCCGAAACCGTCGTACATGCCGTAGGTGACGAACACGCCGAGGACCAGAAACGCGAACAGCTTGACGACCGATTCGAACGCAATCGCGGCGACCATGCCTTCGTGCCGCTCGGTCGCGTCAAGGTGGCGCGTACCGAACAGAACCGTGAACACCGCCAGCGTCAGTGCGACGTACAAAGTGCTGTCGCCCACCCAACTACCCGGCGCGAGCGGAAGAAACTGTTCGTCACGCTCCCCGGTGAGTACCGCATAGCCGCTCGAAACCGCCTTCAGCTGCAGCGCAATGTATGGAATCATCCCGACCACTGCGATGATCGTGACGAGCCCGCCGAGCAGATGGCTCTTGCCGTAGCGGCTGGCGATGAAGTCGGCAATCGAAGTGATGCGGTAGGTTTTGGCGATGCGGATCATCTTCAGCATCACGATCCACGACATGGTCATCGCAAGCGTCGGGCCGAGATAGATCGGCAGGAACCACACTCCGCCAGAGGCCGCGCGACCGACGCTGCCGAAATAGGTCCACGCCGTGCAATAGACGCCGAGCGACAGCGCGTAGGTCCACGGATTCGAGATCACCGAGCGCCCCTGCTCCGCGCGACGATCGGCGAGATAGGCGACGGCGAAAAGAAGCAGCAGGTAGGCGAACGAGACAACGACGACCGTGGTACCGGTGAGCATGCGGCCAATCCTCAGCGTGCGCCACGCTCGACGATCCACGCGACTGCGACCAGCAGCAGCGCCCAAATGCCGAACAGGAAAACCCACAGCATCGGCAGGCCGAGAAAAGACTCGGGCCGATCGAACAGTGAAAGCACCGGATAGTTGAACAGCAGCACGCCGGTCAGGAAAACCGCCACCAACCGCTGTCCCGCAAGACCCTTGCGCATCAGGGACTCCTCATGATGACGACGGCCCCCGGATTATAGCGACACGCGGAATTCGCCCTTCGCCGCCAGCCCCGGCATGCTGCAAAAAAAAAGCGCGCTTTCGCGCGCCTTCTCCTCCTCCCACAGGTCAGCCAGAGCGGCTGCCTCATTATTCTGGTCAGGGTCGGGCCTTTGCGGGCCCGTGCCTCGCAAGGGGTTCAGCTCAGCGGCTGGCCAAGCTGATCCAGGATCGCCGGATTCTCGAGGGTCGACGTATCCTGGGTGATCTCCTCCCCCTTCGCCAGCTGACGCAGCAGCCGACGCATGATCTTGCCCGAACGGGTCTTGGGCAGGTTCTCGCCGAAACGGATGTCCTTCGGCTTCGCGATCGGCCCGATCTCGTGGCCGACCCAGTTCTGCAGCTCCTTGATGACCGCCTTGGCCTGCTCGCCGGTCGGGCGCTCGCCCTTCAACACGACGAATGCCACGACCGCTTCGCCGGTCACGTCGTCGGGGCGGCCGACGACTGCCGCTTCGGCGACTTTCTCGTGTGCGACCAGTGCGGACTCGATCTCCATCGTCCCCATACGGTGGCCCGAGACGTTCAGCACGTCGTCGATGCGGCCGGTGATCGTGAAGTAGCCGGTGTCCTTGTCGCGGATCGCGCCGTCGCCGGCAAGATACAGCTGGCCCTTGAAGTCGTCCGGGTAGTAGGACTTCTTGTAGCGCTCCGGGTCGCCCCAGACGGCACGGATCATCGACGGCCAGGGACGCTTGACGACGAGGATTCCGCCCTGCCCATTCGGCAACTCGGTTCCGGTCTCATCGACGACCGCCGCCTGGATGCCCGGGAACGGCAGCGTGCAGGAGCCCGGCACGAGCGGGGTCGCGCCCGGCATCGGTGTGATCATGTGCGCACCGGTCTCGGTCTGCCAGAAAGTATCGACGATCGGGCAGCGGCTCGCGCCGACGTTCTCGTAGTACCACTCCCACGCCGCCGGGTTGATCGGCTCGCCGACCGAGCCGAGGATGCGCAGGCTCGACAGGTCGTATTTCTTCGGGTGCACCGCAGGGTTGTTGTCCGCAGCCTTGATCAGCGAGCGGATCGCGGTCGGCGCAGTGTAGAACACAGTGACCTTGTGGTCCTGGATCATTTTCCAGAAACGCCCCGCGTCCGGGTAGGTCGGCACCCCTTCGAAGACGATCTCGGTCGTGCCGCAGGCGAGCGGGCCGTAGGTGATGAAAGTGTGGCCGGTGACCCAGCCGATGTCGGCGGTGCACCAGAAGACGTCGTCCGGCTTGATGTCGAAGGTGTACTTCATCGACATGATCGCGTGCAGCAGGTAGCCGCCGGTCGAGTGCTGGACGCCTTTCGGCTTGCCGGTCGAGCCCGACGTGTAGAGCAGGAACAGCGGATGTTCGGCGTCGACCCATTCGGGCTCGCAGGTCTCGGACTGGGTTGCGCAGACGTCGTCGAACCACTGGTCACGGCCCTTGTCCATCGCGACTTCCGCGCCGGTGCGCTTGACGACGATGACGTTCCTGATCGATTCGCAGCCGCCCATCGCCAGCGCCTCGTCCGCGATCGGCTTCAGCGGCAGCGCCTTGCCGCCGCGGTGCTGACCGTCGGACGTGATCAGGGCGACGGCGCCGGCGTCGTTGATGCGGTCGCGCAGCGCCTGGGCCGAGAAGCCGCCGAACACGATCGAGTGGGTCGCGCCGATGCGGGCGCAGGCCTGCATCGCGACGACGCCTTCGATCGACATCGGCAGGTAGATGACGACGCGATCGCCTTTTTTGACGCCCATGCCGCGCAGCGCGTTCGCGAACCTGCTGACACGGACGAGCAGATCCTTGTAGGTGACGCGCGTAACTTCCCCGCTGTCGGCTTCGAAGATGATCGCGACCTTGTCACCGAGACCGTTATTGACGTTGCGGTCGAGGCAGTTGTACGAGACGTTCAGCTGGCCGTCGGCGAACCACTTGAAGAACGGCGCGTCGCTCTCGTCGAGGACCTGGGTGAAGGGCTTCTTCCACTCGACCAGTTCGCGGGCGTGGCGCGCCCAGAATCCTTCGTAGTTGTCTTCCGCCTCCTTGCACAACGCAAGGTAGCCTTCCATGCCGGAAACCGCCGCGTTCTTGACCATCTCTTCCGAAGGCTTGTAGATGCGCGCCCGGGTCTGCTGTTGCTCGTTCGACATATTCACCTCTCCTCAACTGTTCTGAATGGTTGAAGCTGCCCTGTTGCGGGGCGGCCGGTTGGTTCCAGCCTGTATTGTCGTTCGCGAAAGGCTCCGCGATCTGCTGCGCATTTAAGAGCAGCTATCTTACACAGGACTTACATGCCCTGCGGGGGCGTCAAATCCGGTCTCTTCCTGCACCGCAACACGCATCCGGCCCCGGGCTGATAGAATTGCGGCCCATTGCCCCGCCACCTTGGAGACGCCTCATGACCGTGATTCGCGAAGAAGACCTCATTCAGTCCGTCGCGGATGCCTTTCAGTTCATCAGCTATTACCACCCCCTCGACTTCATCGAGGCGCTCGGTGAGGCCTGGAAGCACGAGGAGAACCCGGCGGCGAAGGACGCCATCGCGCAGATCCTGACCAACTCGCGCATGTGCGCCGAAGGCCACCGCCCGATCTGCCAGGACACTGGCATCGCGGTCGTCTTCCTCAAGGTCGGCATGAACGTGCAGTGGGACGCGAAGATGAGCGTCCAGGAGATGGTCAATGAAGGCGTGCGCCGCGCGTACACCAACGTCGACAACAAGCTGCGCGCCTCGGTGCTGCTCGACCCGGCCGGCAAGCGTCAGAATTCGAAGGACAACACGCCCGCTGTCGTGCATTACGAGATCGTCCCCGGCGACCACGTCGAAGTCACCTGTGCGGCGAAGGGCGGCGGCTCGGAGAACAAGTCGAAGTTCTACGCGCTGAACCCGTCCGACTCGATCGTCGACTGGGTACTGAAGACGCTGCCGACGATGGGTGCCGGCTGGTGCCCGCCGGGCATCCTCGGCATCGGCATCGGCGGCACGCCCGAGAAGGCGATGCTGCTCGCGAAGGAATCGCTGATGGCGCCGGTCGACATCCACGAACTACGCGCAAAAGCTGCTTCGGGGGCGACGCTCACGCGCGTCGAGGAATTGCGCCTCGAGCTGATGGACAAGGTCAACGCACTGGGTATCGGCGCGCAGGGTCTCGGCGGCCTCACGACCGTGCTCGACGTCAAGATCCTCGACTACCCGACGCACGCTGCGAGCCTGCCGGTCGCGATGATTCCGAACTGCGCGGCGACGCGCCACGTGCATTTCGAGCTCGACGGCTCCGGGCCGGCGAAACTCGAGGCGCCGAAGCTCGAGGACTGGCCGGACGTCACGTGGCAGGCCGACACCAAGGTCGCCACGCGCGTCAATCTCGACACCCTGACGAAGGAAGAAGTCGCGTCGTGGAAGCCCGGCCAGGTGCTGCTGCTGAACGGCAAGATGCTGACCGGCCGCGACGCCGCACACAAGCGCATCGCCGACATGCTCGCAAAAGGCGAGAAGCTGCCCGTCGACTTCACGAACCGCGTCATCTACTACGTCGGCCCGGTCGACCCGGTGCGCGACGAAGTCGTCGGTCCGGCCGGCCCGACCACCGCGACGCGCATGGACAAGTTCACCCGCATGATGCTCGAACAGACCGGCCTGATCTCGATGGTCGGCAAGGCCGAGCGCGGCCCGGCGGCGATCGACGCGATCCGCGACAACAAGTCGGCCTATCTGATGGCAGTCGGCGGCGCAGCCTACCTCGTCGCGAAAGCGATCAAGACCGCCAAGGTCGTCGGCTTCGCCGATCTGGGCATGGAAGCGATCTACGAGTTCGACGTGCAGGACATGCCCGTGACCGTCGCCGTCGATTCGACCGGCACCAGCGTCCATGAAACCGGCCCGAAGACGTGGCAGGCGAAGATCGGAAAGATCCCGGTCGCGACCGCCTGATCGACCAGCTGCGTTCGATCCATACAGAACCCGACCAGGGAAACCGGTCGGGTTTTTTTATCGTCGCCTCGCACGTGGACGGGGCGGACGGTCTGCGAGTGTATACGGCTGGATGTGGGCTGGATATGGAATTCCGTACGGGAGGGCGATAGTATGAAAAACGCTCCGGAAAGGATTTCATCCAATGCATTCTCCCGCCCCGCCGGCGTCCCTGCTGCATGCGCTGCGTCGCGTGATGCGCCCGCTGGTGCGCCTGATGCTCAGGAAGGGCGTGACCTACACCTATTTCTCCGACATGCTCAAGGGCATCTTCGTCGAGATCGCTGCGACCGAATTCCGGCTCGGCGACAAGGCGCCGAGTGACAGCCGGATCAGCCTGATCACCGGCGTGCATCGCAAGGACGTGCGGCGGCTGCGCGAGGCGGCGCCCGAATCGGATGTCCACCTGCCCGAGGCGCTGTCCCTCGGCGCGCATCTCGTCAGCATCTGGATGAGCCGGCCGCCGTTCTGCGAACACCCCGGCCGACCGTTGCCGCTGCCGCGGCTCGCGAGCACCGGCGGCGAGTGCTCGTTCGACGCGCTGGTCGCGCAGGCGAGCAAGGACATCCGCGCACGCGTCGTGCTCGACGAGTGGCTGCGCCTGGGCATCGCCTGCCTCGACGAACAGGACCGGGTCCATCTTCAGACGACCGCTTTTGTCCCGCAAAAGGGCTTCGACGAGAAAGCCGCCTATTTCAGCCATAACGTCCATGACCACGCCTGCGCTGCGGTCCATAACCTGACGACCGACGCCCGGCCGTTCTTCGAACGCAGCGTGCATTACGACACGCTGTCGCCGGCGAGCGTCGAGACGCTGCGCGACGCAGTCGCAGCCGAAGGCATGCAGGCACTGATGAACTTCAACGCGCTCGCCGCAAAGCTCGAAGCGGGCGACCGGGCAGCAGCGGTCGAATCGCCGCAGCGGATCACGATCGGCCTGTATTTCTATACCGAGCCAGGCGCGGAGCCAGCCCCTGTAGGGGGGGAACCCTGATGATGCTGCGCACACCTCGGTTGGCTGCGCTTGCTGCATTGGCCAGGAAGTGCGTACTCGGGCTCGGCCTTGGCTTATGCGCACCGCTGGCGTTCGCGGCCGCGCAGGTATGCGTCGACCCCGGTGGCACGGGCGGAACCGGCGACACGCTTCGCGAACATGGCATCGGCGGCACGGGCGCACCGGCACAACGCGATCCGGGCGGGATCGGCGGCACGGGCGCGGTCGCGAACGAAGGCGGGACCGGCGGGACCGGCATTGTGGGCACGATCACCGGCTTCGCGTCGGTGTGCGTCAACGGCGTCGAGGTGCATTACGACAATGACATCGAACTTGCCGAGAACGGCGTGCGGGCCGATATCGAACGCCTGGCGATTGGGCAGGTTGTCGCGATCGAGGCCGGCCTGTCGTCACGCGGCCTCGAGGCACGCAACATCGCCATCCTGCACGCCTACGAAGGACCGCTGACCGCACTTCCCGCAGGTCCGGCGCCGCTGCGCGTCATGGACCAGCCCGTGCTGATCGCGCCCGACGCCCATGTCGCCGAAGGACTGCAGCCGGGCGAGCCGGTTCGCGTCAGCGGACTGCGCAACGCCCGCGGCGACGTCCTCGCGACCCGCATCGAACGCGCCCCTGCCCTGACGACGGCAAGCGCGATCGGGACGCTCGTGCGCGGCTCGCTGCAAGGCCTGCCGCTCGTTGGCACCCACCCGGCGCTGCCGGCTTCGCCGACGAAAGTCCTCCTTGTGCGCGGTCGCTGGAGCGCCGCCGGCTTCGATGTCATCAGCATCCGCATCGATCCGGACATCCCATTCGCCGGGCGCGTCCGCAATGCGCTCGTCGAAGGCCTCGTCCGGGCTCGTGACGGCAAGCGTGTCACGCTGGACGGATTCTCGGTAACGCTGGATTCGGATACGCAGTTCGACGGCGGCGACCCGGGTGAAATCGGAAGCGACCGCCGCGTGCGCGTCAGCGGCACGTTCAGCGGCGCCCGCGAGGTGAAGGCCGGGCGCGTCGAGTTCGTCCGGGAACGTCCGGACGGCCGACGGGACAGCACCGGCGCGTCGAGGGGCGACGGGGCGGACGATGCGTCTGGACAGGGCGGCGAAAAACGACCGCAGAACGAATCCGGCACCGGGAAGACCGAAAACGGCCTCGACGCGACCGGCCGGCCGCAACACGGAGCGAATGAAAACCGTCCGCAAGACCGGATGGAGCGTCCCGACCGCAACGAAAAGGCAGACAAACCCGATCGTGTGGAGCGTTTGGACAAGCTGGACCGCCCGGAGAAGGTGGAGCGTCCGGAGAAGGTGGAACGACCCGAAAAAGTCGAGCGCCCGGAAAAGGTTGAGCGCCCGGAAAAGGTTGAGCGCCCGGAAAAGGTTGAGCGCCCGGAAAAGGTTGAGCGCCCCGAAAAAGTCGAGCGTCCCGAAAAAGTCGAACGCCCCGAGAAGGTCGAGCGTCCCAAGCGCGGCGACCTCGACGACCAGAACGATTTCGCATCCAGACAGGCTCGGAGAATTTCATGAGAATTGCTCGAATGCTGCCGATGACGCTGCTGGCGGCCTTCGCCCTGCCGGTCACCGCCGGCGAACTGACGACCTCGATAGGAATGGATTATTCAAGCGGCGACTACGGCACCGACAGTACAAGTGAAACCTGGTACGTTCCCGTGGTCGGGAAATACGAGAGCGGACCGCTTGCGCTGAAACTGACGATCCCGTACCTGCGCATTACCGACCCGGCAGTCGGCCCCGAGGGCGAACCGCTGCCGGGAGGTTGCCGTGAGACCGAGAGCGGGCTCGGCGACATCGTCGGCAGCGCGGGCTACGCGCTGCTCGACGGCAGCCAGGAGCACGGGGTGCTGCTCGACGTCATCGCCAAGGTGAAGCTGCCGACCGCGGATGAAGACAAATGCCTCGGCACCGGCGAGACGGACTACTCGCTGCAGTTCGACGCGGCGAAATCCTTCGGCGCCGTGACCGGCTTCGGCACGCTCGGCTGGAAGAAATTCGGCGATCCGTCGGACAGGAACTTTCGCAACCCGGTCTTCGCCTCGCTCGGCCTCGCGACGAAGCTCGCGCCCGCCACGACGATCGGCGCCGTATATGACTGGCGCGAGAAGGTCACGTCGAATGGCGACGAGATCAGCGAAGTCGCGCTGTTCGCGAGCCAGAAGCTCGACGAGGCCTGGAAACTGCAGCTGTACGCGGTCAAAGGGTTCTCGGACGCGAGCCCCGACTGGGGTGGCGGCCTCGTCGTCAGCCGCGCCTACTGAGCGACTTCCGTCTGACATCGACCACCGTGCCCGGAATTGCTGGAAGGGGAACTTTCAGCAATTCCGGGAGCATGGGGAGTTGACAGCGACGAAAAACTTCCGGCCATTTCGCGGCTTTTCGCCTAAAACCATTGAATCGACAGGGAAATACACTAGCCCTTCGGAGGAGGCCAGTTTGTTGTAACTTGATTCAAATCATGGAGCCCCCTTCCCCCTCTGCTCAGAATGCGGCTAACCTTCGGGTTATCCATCAACCAAGCGGACGCATGACAAAACAATGAGGGGAAAACCATGAGCGGCACCTTCACAAAGGCGATGGCTCGCAACATCTTCTACGGCGGGACAGTGTTCTTCTTCCTGCTTCTGGTGGCGCTGACCGTCGACACGACGACCAACCTCCATAAGTCGGACAACAGCGCGAACCTGACGCCTCAGGTAGTAGCGGGCAAACATATCTGGGAAACGCGCAACTGCATCGGTTGCCACACCCTGCTCGGTGAAGGTGCGTATTTCGCGCCGGAGCTCGGCAACGTCTATACGCGGCGCGGGCCGGAGTTCATCAAGGCGTGGATCCAGTCGCAGCCGACCGGCGCGCCGGGCCGCCGGCAGATGCCGCAGTTCCATCTCACCGACCAGGAACTGGACGATCTGGTCGCCTTCCTGAAGTACACCTCCGGAATCGACGCCCAGAAATGGCCGCCCAACATCGAGGGTTGAGCGCAGCGAATCGAAAACCTCAAGGGGATAACAAACCATGAAATACACATCGCAATCGGTCGCGCTGCCATACTTCATAGCGGCGATCGGTCTCTTCGTCGGTCAGATCGTTTTCGGCCTGGCCATGGGCCTGCAGTACGTAGTTGGGGATTTCCTGTTCCCGGAAATCCCGTTCAACGTCGCCCGGATGGTCCACACCAACCTGCTGATCGTCTGGCTGCTGTTCGGCTTCATGGGAGCGGCCTACTACCTGATCCCGGAAGAAGCCGAAACCGAGCTCTATAGTCCGAAACTCGCGCTGCTGATGTTCTGGATCTTCCTGGTCGCCGGCGCGGCCACGATCCTCGGCTACCTGTTCGTCGACTACGCGACGCTTGCCGAGATGACCGGCAACAACATCCTCGCGACGATGGGACGGGAGTTCCTAGAGCAGCCGCTGCTGACCAAGATCGGTATCGTCATCGTCGCGCTGGCCTTCCTGTTCAACATCAGCATGACGATGTTGAAGGGCCGCAAGACCGTGATCAGCATCGTCATGCTGCTCGGCCTGTGGGGTCTGGCGATCTTCTTCCTGTTCTCGTTCTACAACCCGGGCAACCTGGTCAAGGACAAGTTCTACTGGTGGTGGGTGGTGCACCTCTGGGTGGAAGGCGTGTGGGAACTGATCATGGCCGCAATGCTCGCGTTCGTGCTGATCAAGGTCACCGGCGTCGACCGTGAAGTCATCGAGAAGTGGCTGTACGTGATCATAACGCTGGCGCTCGTCAGCGGCCTGATCGGCACCGGTCACCACTACTTCTGGATCGGCACGCCGGGTTACTGGCAGTGGTGGGGTTCGATCTTCTCGGCGCTGGAACCGATCCCGTTCTTCGCGATGACCGTCTTCGCGTTCAACATGGTCAACCGTCGCCGCCGCGAGCATCCGAACAAGGCTGCCGTGCTGTGGGCGCTGGGTACTGGCGTGATGGCCTTCCTCGGCGCCGGCGTGTGGGGCTTCCTGCATACGCTGGCTCCGGTGAACTTCTACACGCACGGTTCGCAGATCACCGCGGCCCACGGCCACATGGCGTTCTATGGCGCCTACGTGATGGTGGTGCTGACGATGATCAGCTACGCGATGCCGCTGATGCGCGGTCGTGCGGCGAACAGTCAGCGCGCCCAAGTCGCCGAGATGTGGAGCTTCTGGCTGATGACGATCTCGATGGTTTTCATCGTCCTGTTCCTCACCGCCGCCGGCATCCTGCAGGTGTGGCTGCAGCGCGTCTCCGACACGCCGATGCCGTTCATGCAGGTGCAGGACCAGATCGCGCTGTTCTACTGGATGCGCCTGTGGGCGGGTGTGGTGTTCGCGGTCGGCCTGGTCACGTACGTGGCGAGTTTCTTCATCAAGGGTGAAAGCAAGCCGCTGATCACCCCCTGAGCAGTCTCGAAAGTGGTCCTTCAACGGCGTTGAAGGACACGATCACGGGGCGGCGCGAGCCGCCCTTTTTTTTCCTGCTTACGCAAATCGTTCTCGTTACATTCCGCCGGAATGAATTAACCAGAATCAAGGTCCAGAGGAGGTACCCTCCCTAGACTGGTCCCCATGAATACAAGCAGCGAAACTCTGATGACACCTCTCTCCGCCTCCAACTCTGCGTCGGAGATCACGGCGCGACGCCTTCCCGGCGATCTCGCGATATGGTTCTTCATCCTCGCCGAGTTGCTGGCGTTTGGCGTGTTTTTCGTCGTATACGCCTTCACACGCGCCAATCACGTGGAGCTCTTCAACGCCGAACAACTCACGCTCGACCGCAATTCCGGTGCGATCAACACCGTGCTGCTGCTGACCTCGAGCTTCTTCGTCGTGCGCGCGGTGCAGGTCGCCGAAGCGGGATTCAGTCGCCGCGCCGCGCCGTGGCTGGCCGCAGCGTTCGCATGCGGCGCCGGTTTCGTCGTCGTGAAGATCTTCGAGTATGCGGACAAGATCGGTGCCGGCATCAGCCTGTCGTCGAGCACGTTCTACATGTTCTACCTGTCGTTGACGTTCTTCCACTTCATGCACGTGATCCTCGGCATGGTGATCATCGCGGCGATGTGGAACGGCGCTCGAACCGGCCGCTACGGTCCCGATAACATGAACGGGATCGAGACCGGCGCGGCGTACTGGCACATGGTCGATCTGGTGTGGCTGATCCTGTTCCCGCTGATCTACGTGATGCGCTGAGAGGTCCAAGACAATGCAATCCTCGCTTTCCTCCCCCCCGCACGCCTCGTCCCACGGCACGCCGAATCGCGCGGCGATCATCTGGGCAGCGCTGATCTTCGCCACGATGCTGACGTGGACGGTCGGCGAACGCGCCGATGCCGGTCCTGCGATCACCGCACTCCTGATGACGATCGCGTTCGCCAAGGGCACCCTGATCATTCTCGACTACATGGCGCTGCGCCGCGCGCCGCTGATGTGGCCGCTGATCGCGCTCGGCTGGATGCTCCTGGTCTGCTCGATGATCGGCCTGGCCTACTGGAAAGGACTTGCAGCATGAAGATGGAAGCGTCCCTCATGGAAATTCCGTTCTACGAGCCGGCCGGCGATGAAATCAGCGTGTTCGAGCACGCGTGGAAAAATCGCCTGCCGCTGCTGATCAAGGGTCCAACCGGCTGCGGCAAGACGCGTTTCGTCGCGCACATGGCCGCAAAGCTTGGCCTTCCGCTCTACACGGTCGCCTGCCACGACGACCTGACAGCCGCCGATCTCGTCGGCCGTCACCTGATCGGCGATGGTCAGACCGTATGGTGCGACGGCCCGCTGACGCGCGCAGTGCGCGAAGGGGGCATCTGCTACCTCGACGAAGTGGTCGAGGCGCGCAAGGACACCACGGTGGTGCTGCACCCGCTTGCCGACGACCGCCGCATCCTGCCGATCGACCGCACCGGCGAGTTGCTGTCCGCGCCGCCGTCGTTCATGCTCGTCGTCTCATACAACCCGGGTTACCAGAACCTGCTGAAAGGCATGAAGCCATCCACGCGGCAACGGTTCGTCAGCCTGCGCTTCGATTTCCCTGCCAGCGCCCGCGAGGAATCGATCCTGCTCGGTGAAGCCGGCTGCGCCCCCGACCTAGCACGTCGCCTGGTGTCGATCGCGCACGCGTTGCGCACGCTGAAAGACCAGGATCTCGAGGAAGCGGCGAGCACGCGGCTGCTCGTCTATGCGGCGCTGCTGGTGCGCGACGGCATGGACCCGGTCACCGCGTGCCGTGCGGCGATCGTCGAGAGCCTGACCGACGACCCCGAGGTTGCCGAAGCCTTGATGGAAGTCGTGGCGGCGACCTTCGGCCGCTGAAACCGGGCCGGCAGCCGGTCCGAGCGCAAGGAATCGAGGCGATGCCAGAGCCGGAACACGATCTGCTGAAGGAAGACATGCCCGGCCCGCCGCTCGCGGTGGCCGCCGAATCGCTGTTCCTCGTGAATCTGATGATCGCCCCCGG
Coding sequences within it:
- a CDS encoding cytochrome c oxidase subunit 3 family protein — translated: MTPLSASNSASEITARRLPGDLAIWFFILAELLAFGVFFVVYAFTRANHVELFNAEQLTLDRNSGAINTVLLLTSSFFVVRAVQVAEAGFSRRAAPWLAAAFACGAGFVVVKIFEYADKIGAGISLSSSTFYMFYLSLTFFHFMHVILGMVIIAAMWNGARTGRYGPDNMNGIETGAAYWHMVDLVWLILFPLIYVMR
- a CDS encoding cbb3-type cytochrome c oxidase subunit I, giving the protein MKYTSQSVALPYFIAAIGLFVGQIVFGLAMGLQYVVGDFLFPEIPFNVARMVHTNLLIVWLLFGFMGAAYYLIPEEAETELYSPKLALLMFWIFLVAGAATILGYLFVDYATLAEMTGNNILATMGREFLEQPLLTKIGIVIVALAFLFNISMTMLKGRKTVISIVMLLGLWGLAIFFLFSFYNPGNLVKDKFYWWWVVHLWVEGVWELIMAAMLAFVLIKVTGVDREVIEKWLYVIITLALVSGLIGTGHHYFWIGTPGYWQWWGSIFSALEPIPFFAMTVFAFNMVNRRRREHPNKAAVLWALGTGVMAFLGAGVWGFLHTLAPVNFYTHGSQITAAHGHMAFYGAYVMVVLTMISYAMPLMRGRAANSQRAQVAEMWSFWLMTISMVFIVLFLTAAGILQVWLQRVSDTPMPFMQVQDQIALFYWMRLWAGVVFAVGLVTYVASFFIKGESKPLITP
- a CDS encoding fumarate hydratase, which codes for MTVIREEDLIQSVADAFQFISYYHPLDFIEALGEAWKHEENPAAKDAIAQILTNSRMCAEGHRPICQDTGIAVVFLKVGMNVQWDAKMSVQEMVNEGVRRAYTNVDNKLRASVLLDPAGKRQNSKDNTPAVVHYEIVPGDHVEVTCAAKGGGSENKSKFYALNPSDSIVDWVLKTLPTMGAGWCPPGILGIGIGGTPEKAMLLAKESLMAPVDIHELRAKAASGATLTRVEELRLELMDKVNALGIGAQGLGGLTTVLDVKILDYPTHAASLPVAMIPNCAATRHVHFELDGSGPAKLEAPKLEDWPDVTWQADTKVATRVNLDTLTKEEVASWKPGQVLLLNGKMLTGRDAAHKRIADMLAKGEKLPVDFTNRVIYYVGPVDPVRDEVVGPAGPTTATRMDKFTRMMLEQTGLISMVGKAERGPAAIDAIRDNKSAYLMAVGGAAYLVAKAIKTAKVVGFADLGMEAIYEFDVQDMPVTVAVDSTGTSVHETGPKTWQAKIGKIPVATA
- a CDS encoding DUF6502 family protein; translated protein: MHSPAPPASLLHALRRVMRPLVRLMLRKGVTYTYFSDMLKGIFVEIAATEFRLGDKAPSDSRISLITGVHRKDVRRLREAAPESDVHLPEALSLGAHLVSIWMSRPPFCEHPGRPLPLPRLASTGGECSFDALVAQASKDIRARVVLDEWLRLGIACLDEQDRVHLQTTAFVPQKGFDEKAAYFSHNVHDHACAAVHNLTTDARPFFERSVHYDTLSPASVETLRDAVAAEGMQALMNFNALAAKLEAGDRAAAVESPQRITIGLYFYTEPGAEPAPVGGEP
- a CDS encoding DUF5666 domain-containing protein; the protein is MMLRTPRLAALAALARKCVLGLGLGLCAPLAFAAAQVCVDPGGTGGTGDTLREHGIGGTGAPAQRDPGGIGGTGAVANEGGTGGTGIVGTITGFASVCVNGVEVHYDNDIELAENGVRADIERLAIGQVVAIEAGLSSRGLEARNIAILHAYEGPLTALPAGPAPLRVMDQPVLIAPDAHVAEGLQPGEPVRVSGLRNARGDVLATRIERAPALTTASAIGTLVRGSLQGLPLVGTHPALPASPTKVLLVRGRWSAAGFDVISIRIDPDIPFAGRVRNALVEGLVRARDGKRVTLDGFSVTLDSDTQFDGGDPGEIGSDRRVRVSGTFSGAREVKAGRVEFVRERPDGRRDSTGASRGDGADDASGQGGEKRPQNESGTGKTENGLDATGRPQHGANENRPQDRMERPDRNEKADKPDRVERLDKLDRPEKVERPEKVERPEKVERPEKVERPEKVERPEKVERPEKVERPEKVERPEKVERPEKVERPKRGDLDDQNDFASRQARRIS
- a CDS encoding c-type cytochrome encodes the protein MSGTFTKAMARNIFYGGTVFFFLLLVALTVDTTTNLHKSDNSANLTPQVVAGKHIWETRNCIGCHTLLGEGAYFAPELGNVYTRRGPEFIKAWIQSQPTGAPGRRQMPQFHLTDQELDDLVAFLKYTSGIDAQKWPPNIEG
- the acs gene encoding acetate--CoA ligase translates to MSNEQQQTRARIYKPSEEMVKNAAVSGMEGYLALCKEAEDNYEGFWARHARELVEWKKPFTQVLDESDAPFFKWFADGQLNVSYNCLDRNVNNGLGDKVAIIFEADSGEVTRVTYKDLLVRVSRFANALRGMGVKKGDRVVIYLPMSIEGVVAMQACARIGATHSIVFGGFSAQALRDRINDAGAVALITSDGQHRGGKALPLKPIADEALAMGGCESIRNVIVVKRTGAEVAMDKGRDQWFDDVCATQSETCEPEWVDAEHPLFLLYTSGSTGKPKGVQHSTGGYLLHAIMSMKYTFDIKPDDVFWCTADIGWVTGHTFITYGPLACGTTEIVFEGVPTYPDAGRFWKMIQDHKVTVFYTAPTAIRSLIKAADNNPAVHPKKYDLSSLRILGSVGEPINPAAWEWYYENVGASRCPIVDTFWQTETGAHMITPMPGATPLVPGSCTLPFPGIQAAVVDETGTELPNGQGGILVVKRPWPSMIRAVWGDPERYKKSYYPDDFKGQLYLAGDGAIRDKDTGYFTITGRIDDVLNVSGHRMGTMEIESALVAHEKVAEAAVVGRPDDVTGEAVVAFVVLKGERPTGEQAKAVIKELQNWVGHEIGPIAKPKDIRFGENLPKTRSGKIMRRLLRQLAKGEEITQDTSTLENPAILDQLGQPLS